The Colletotrichum destructivum chromosome 8, complete sequence genome includes the window TCCCAGCTGTCTCAGAGGGAAAACACGCTTGTGGGAAGTAATGGTTCCCGGCTAAGTGGCGGCCAGAAGCAGAGAGTGAGCTTAGCAAGAGCACTCTACTCGCGGAAGAAGATTttgcttctcgacgacgtgctcaGTGGGCTGGACTTGTCTACCGAAAGAGCGGTGGCCCATAACGTGTTAGGGCCAAACGGCCTCTGCAGGCGACTTGGCATCACAGTCATGATGGCAGCGCCCAACACTAAGTACGCCGCATATTTCGACTCAACTTTCGTCTTGGAACTGGGAAATCTCTCCGAAAACTCATTGAACAATCCATCACTTACTGTAGAGCACGACTTGAACAAGGAAAAAGATCCAGCAGAGGAGACAGAACACGAGAGTCGACCGAGTGGAGATGGGCGCGTCGTGGGGGCGGTCGAAGCCACACCCCCTACAACGCAGACTTCCAGCGGTACCGGTTTACCCTTATACAAGTACTACTTCTCGACGATGGGCTGGGGGTCCACGTTCTTGGTATTTGCCTCGAGCGCCACCTTCGTGTTTTGTTTCAAGTTTCCTGATCTATGGTTGAAGTGGTGGACCGAATCTGAGAGCCGCCAACAGGAGACCAACACTACGTTGTACATGACGGTGTATGTACTCCTGGCTGCCGTTGCCCTCATAGTACTGGTCTCATTCTCGTGGTCCTTGAAACTTGTTGCTGTTCCtcgggcagcagccaggtTGCATCAAGATTTGCTCTCCACGACCATCGCCGCTCCTTATTATTTCTTGGTGGCCGCCGGATCCGGCAGCATTGTCAACCGGTTCAGTGAGGATTTGGCCATCGTTGACTTGCAACTTACTCTCGCCCTTGCGAAGTCCATCGACGGGTTCTTCACAATCGTTGCCGAAGCATCCCTTATAGCATACGCCTCCGCTTTAACCGCGCTCTCGTTCCCGCCACTCCTCGGGGTGTTGTACCTTTTACAGAAGGTCTATTTGCGCACCTCCCGTCGGATCCGAACCCTAGAGATCGAAGCCCGCTCCCCGCTGTTGTCACACTTCATCGAGACGCTGGCAGGGCTGGCTACTATTCGCGCGTTCGGGTGGCAGCGGTACTGGGTGAAGCGCCAACGCGACGCACTGGACCGATCTCAGCGGGCGCTGTACATGACTTACTGCCTGCAAAGATGGCTGAACCTCGTCTTGGACCTCGTTGTTGCAGGCGTTGGTGTGACTGTAATGGCGTTAGTAACGCAGCTGCCAAGCTGGACGACGGATGGTGGTGCGCTTGGCGTGTCTTTAACAAACATTGTCACGTTTAGCGCCACGTTGACCTACGTTATACAGGGTTGGGCACAGCTGGAAACTTCAATGGGAGCTATCCAACGGATACAGGATTTCACCAACCAGACGCTATCTGAAAACAAACCCGCAGAAAACAGAGAACTGCCTCCTGGGTGGGGTTTGACACATGCATCCGTAAGATTTGACGGAGTCAAGTCGGCATATAGGTGAGATGAAGGGCTTCCAGCGATGATAATTGAGGCTCACCATACATTTAGCGATTGCTCCGATATCATCTTGGATGGCGTAACATTTCATATCACGCCAGGGCAGAAGGTTGGAGTTTGTGGCCGAACGGGGAGGTGAGTTGCTGCAACTAATTAGAACAAGAGTGAACTGTGCTATCCATGCTGATCTACTGCAACTACAGTGGGAAAAGCACCATGCTTCTAAcgcttcttcgtcttgcAGAGGTCCTGGATGGACGCATCACCATCGAcaacgtcgacatcgccCTGTCCCGGAGGGACCACATCCGAAGTTCCGTAACAGTCATGCCGCAAGATCCCACCGTGTTCCCGGGAAGCATTCGCTACAACCTCGACCCGCAACGTCGACACTCAGATGCCGAGATCAAGAAAGAGCTGGACCGTGTTGGTTTATCTCACATTCTATCGTCCCCGCGCGGCCTAGACGCGACGATGACACAATCAACCTCCGTGTCGCTCTCTCGAGGAGAGCTGCAATTGTTTGCGTTGGCAAGGGCAGTGCTTCGGCGCCACGAGGGCGCATTGCTTTTGGTTATGGACGAGGTTACTTCGTCAGTGGACTCTGTTGCGGAAGAAGTCATTATGCGAGTAGTGATGGAGTCATTCTCGATGCACACTGTAATAGCTGTGGTCCACCGGCTGAACACTATAATAGACTTTGATCTGGTCTTTGTGATGGACCAAGGGAGGTTGGTAGAGAGTGGGCAACCCCGGGCACTGCTGGAGTCACCCGGTTCTATGTTTAGACGTCTGTACCGCCATTAGGTTCAAGGGCTCACTGGAAAATCCCCTTGAGTGCAGACTAACGCCGTTTCCGGATCCCAATTTCATTCTTACTCTTACTCTATACATATGTTAGTCATCTCCTTGTTTTACAACTGTTGTTGTATTGAGTGATGGCGGTGAGTGCGCTGACGCTGACCATGCTAATATGCGCTTTACATTTGCTCTCCCTACTTATTCATACACCTCAGAAATTTATCACACTAGGAGTCAATGGAGCAGAAACAACAAGTTAAACAGCTATCTGAGATAATTACACTTGAACCGCGTAATTCTTCTCAAGGCCACAGAATCAAGCGAAGATGGCAACAAACCGTACAACATGCCCCTTTCTTAATCACTATTGAGATCCAAGCCAGAGGCCCTTTTTCTTTACCACAGCTCCGAAGCGTGTAGTTCCATTAGAAGGATACTGCAATTAGCCGCTTAAGATCATCAAAGACATGCCTTCTTCCACTTGTATCGTACTGCTCAGCCCCAATTCAATGTCCCTTCTTGGGTTGAGGCAGAGGATGTCTCGACTTCAGGGGTCCTTCCTGTATGGGTACAGGAGTACAAGAATTCTAAGCCTTGAGGACCCTTTCTTGCATTAGGAAAAGGGTATTAGGACTTGGTGATTCTTCCCTCGCGATGGTGTCCTTGTGGCTACCAATTATTCTCACCTCGCGCAAACCTGTGTCATGTCGTCTTTGGACACGGCGAAAGGCGTTGGTGGGTAAAGATTGGTGGATATTCTATATATCTTCTGGTTATCTCGGGCTTCATTTCGAAAGATTGCGATGGTCTCTTTAGCAGAAGCTAGGGCGGGAGCTGGTGGGTTCCATCTAGGTaagaagagcagaaggaggGCTGCAGACAGTCTTTTTACTACCACGCATAGAGAATAAAGTCAGAGTTGTTATAATGATACTATTGTAAGATGAAAATAACAAAGAATCAGCGCGCGAGGCTTCATAGTTTTCTTATCCACAAAGGTTGTATTGCTACATTTAGGAGGAGCCCAGGTTTTAGTAGATAGCAAGACGTTTCAAAAATAAGATTAGCTGCGTGTCAAGGCCTGTGCTTCTCATCCCAAATGGCACCCAGACTAGCCGGAGGAATGGGAATTAACAGTTTTTTTTGGCGTTGTTTATGAATGCGTGGTGTTAGTCTAAGGACGACTTTGCGTGCGCGAGGATGGAAACTAGCGTAAAAATAAAACCCTTTCTTTTCAGTACTTCAAGATTGCCTGTCTAGAGCCCTCTTAATTACGTTTGTCCTAGTGTTCTCTGTTATACGTCTGATTGTGTTCATCTATATTTCAGCCATTTTTATACAACCTGTAACAGTTGTCCGGTTCGTAAATGCCGACAAGTTACAAGTGTTCCAAAGAATCCTCGTCGTACGTCTCATTGTCCACATAATGCAGCTGATCGGGGTCATCAGTGTGCCTATCCCCATTCTCCACCTCATGCGCAATATGTTCATCTCTCTGTTCCTTCTCACACTGTTTCTTCTGTTCCTTCTTGCTGCTATCTATTACCTGAAACCCATCAGATTTTCCGTTCGTGGTGTTGTCCTGCAGTTGTTCTGTGCTCTCAACTAAGTGCTCCAATGTGTTCTCACCCCGCCCCACTGCACCGTCATCATCCACGCTCTCTCCATGATGTTTCCCTCCCTGATGGGGATTAGAAGCAAGACTTTGAGCCTCTTCTTTACGCGAGACGGGACGGTCTGCGTCAGACGTTGCGTCTGTACCAGCAGTGGTCAAGTCGATGGGTCCGGTGGAAAACCGTGCACGGCGCGGGGGACGAAGTGGCGGCGTTTGGAGGAGTCCACGAGGGTTTGCTTCGTGGTGCTCGGGGACCTCGGCCTCTGCCTCCATAGCCCGTTTGAGACCCCGACCgggccgtcgcggcggagtctgcaggaggccgagccgcgatggagatggcgtGACGGTGGCATCGTCCAGCGGGGCCGGGTGGGGGCGCTGCGGAGTTGCAGGGTCGTTGCCTTCACGATGCATGGGTTGACATGTGCATATGCATAAGATATGTGTGGCAGGCTTGATTGAAGGGAGCCGGATTGAATGGTACAGGTGGTCGTGTGGCTCTGAGACTGGTGCATCAGGAGGTGTGTTATGAAAACTTTGCAGTAGATATGTATCTGTGTCTTTGAGTGGCTGGGCCGTGATGTTATCTCCTTATTTCCTTATCTGATATTGACAGGGATGCTGCCTGCAGAATGATGTCATTAATCAAATCAATCACCCAGTATCAACTTGGGTTGTCACTGCAGCGTTGGATATATTTTATCTCATCAAGCCATCGTGTCTCGTCTTCGATAGACGTCGTCCTGCTATAAGGTAGAGGACAATCAATCAAGTGGCTGATACACAACAAATGTAGTCTTGATACATGAAACACAATCAGTCCGGGTCCGCTGAGTCAGGAAGTAAAAATGCAATGCATTCATTCAAAACCCTTGTTGTGTTTGAACTAGACTTCAATGGCAATTGCTGCCTATGTCTTGGCTAGGTCTTAATCATATTCAGTATCTCTCCTCATTCCGTCCCTTTTTACACTTTTACTAGTTTTTGAAGTTTTCAATGCCAACGACACCGACTCGGAGAAACTGTTCATCATTGTCAAGGCGCTCCCGAATAGGGCCTTCACGCAGCTCGGTCACATCCCACTTTGCCCACACAAATCTGCCGTGAAGAAATTTCGCCTCGTTTGATGCAGCCCAGACAGCAAACTGGCCTGGCAGGTTTTCTATGTCGTCATTAGAGCCGACTCTACAGTTTCATCTTGAAAAAGGGGATCGGCAGCGTACCATCGTCCCACGGGTAAGCATCCTTGGGGATGCCAAGGCTTGCCGCCAGATCAGTGTAGACACCGCCAGGGTGGTAGCTAACAATCTGTAGGTCATCTGCCGAGATGTCCTTGGCAATGCGTTGTAAAAGCATAGTTCCGGCGCTCTTGCTTGACCCATAACTGGGTTGGTTGCCAGTCAATCGAGTGTCATGAATGGCCATTGTACTCAACTGAACCAGGGCCTGGTGGACAGTTAGCTTAGAAAGATCAATGGAATCTGCGTCAGAAATCATACCCTCTGGCGCCCGTCGGAGTTCGGCTGCTTATAGAGCCGCTCAGCGAAATCAAGGTTTGCCCGTGCATTGAGCAGATATTCACCCCAGACCGTGTCTCTGCCCGCTTCAAGAATAGGTCGAACCGAGGACGTCGCTGCATTCAGcacaacgacgtcgacaaaGATGTCTTCTTTGGCAAGACCCTGCCACAAAACCTCAACGGATGCTAGATCGGACACGTCGCATTCTCGTCCTAGAACCTCTGTCTTGGGGAACTCGGTTCCAAGGCGAGAAGCGGCCGCTGCAACAACGCTGGAGCGTCGTGCGACGAGGATGATCCTTTTTGCGTTGGCTTGAGCGAAAGCTCGTGCGATTGCGAATCCAATCCCCGAATGACCACCTGTGATGAGAACTGATTTTCCCACCTGAGAAAGTTCTGCTCGGGAAGGCGAGATTTCAGGGTATGGATCTGTATGGATGGTCTTTGTAAAGGTAAAGCCAGTTGAGAGGGATTCGATTGTAGATGCCATGATGCTAAATAGTTGGATAGGAAAGCTGGTCGAGACTTTCAGTTTTCGGAGAGTGTGCTGAGGAATTGCGATGAtgcagaagaagatgaaggctGCATATGTCTTACGTTCAATGAGGGGATGATACAACGCATATATATACCATTATTCTGTAGGTGACTTCTCTGTATGACGCCGAAGCACGGTTCGTATCACGTGTTCAATGACAGTATGCCTAACGGATGGCCGGTTGAGTGTGGATAATCCATAGGCCAACTTGGGTAAAGTAGCAGCGAAGTTGCCGACACGTTTGCATTGCACTTCCGCAATTCCGCAGAACCCCTTCTGCTCTAGATCTTGgcaaagaagagaaggaaagcaCAAGCCGGTCTCCAAAGAAAGATGATAACTGCGGTGCGATACAAAGTGGCGGAGAAGGCCTTCTGAGAATGGATGACTTGGCTGAGTGTACGTCTCCCACAGGGGCTTAGACACCAGTCACCGCTAACACGTCTGCATCGCACCTCCGTAACTCCGCCGCAACTCCTCCTGCATTTTTGGAGCAACTATTGTTGGACTGTCGGCACATTGCCGTCGCACCTCCGCACCTTCGCCGCAAGCCTATTTGCATTCCTGGGCGGCTGTTGTTGTGCTGCCGGCCGAATCACACCTCCGTAACTCCGCCGCAACCCCCCTGATATCCTCGAGTGACTATTTGGAGGAAACTAAGTCTTGGCAGTCTCAAAACAGACAGATTAAGAGATTAGGATGCACATTGTTGATTCATGGTTCAAGAGACAGATCAGTGTCTAAAAAGGATCCTGACGTGGCACACAGAAAGATTGCGTCTTGGGGATACGGCTGGGCAAGGACAataaagaaaagaagaaggaggtgAATTGTTCAAGGAGGAGAATCTTCAGAAAAAAAGATTTTGAAGAATTTTGGCAGATCATGAGCCGATGAGGTGATCATTGGCCCCTATTGAGCGACAGTTGCTTCGCAGCGTGTTCCGGCTCAAAGATTAATTTGTCAAGAGCCAACCTAGGTTTGATACTGATCATCCAACCAAGCCTTTGTAGTGAAACTTGGAAGAGGATTTGGAGCTGAGCACTACTTCTGTCGGAGGTTATCATGGAAACGGGCGTCTTCAAGGTATTTCGTTACAGGAGTTGGACAAGATGATTCTGCAGTAATCTCAAGCAAGTGGACACAATCACATGAACCGGTCTGAACACGGCTATTTCTCACCTGCCAGAGATGATCGCGTCCGATCTGTTAAGCTTGTATGTAAGGATATTTGACTGATATCAGCTAGCAGTGGATATTGGTGTGTTCGAGCGATTGGCTCGCAAGACCGCACCCATTGACTTCGTCAGACTACCAAGCTAGGCACAGCCCTAGACTTATATTAACAAACACCAAGTAGCCCAAGGCAATGAGTTTCGGCTTATATTAGGAGAGCCGCATAAGATTAGGAAAGCGTAAACGGAGCTTGAGCAGCAAAACGTTAATGAAGGTGACGACACCGTCGCGTGGCCAGAATCATCTCCAGGGTTCAAATCCACGACACTCCACGACACATTCGTGAATATGGCGTGGATATGGATGCTGACTAATAACTTCGATGTGGAATGGGTGGAAATGGATCCATTATGGAAATGGATCCATATTGTGGAATGGGTGGAATGGAAACCTACTTTGTCTAACAATGGTAATTAGTGGGCCGCATCCATGCCTTGGTGACGTCGATGTTATTGTCACTCGTCCATCAGAATCCTATCTAGCGACCCGATCAAACCGGCACGCAACCAACTCCGTAGTGTCTGACAAAGCCCAATTGTGCTGGCATCTAGCCTATTGCGGCTCTTGGTCACCATGCGGCCAGTGGTCGAGAATAACCTCTCGCACTCGGCTGACATTGGTGGCACAGTAAGCAGATCCAAGGCCATCCTAGACAACCGGGGGTATTTAAGCCGCCTCATGTGCCAGTATTCGTAGGGATCTGTGACAGAagcatcagcatcctcgATATCACGCTGCCACTGCCCGTATTCATCAAGATCCAGACCGCCAACTGAGGACCTAGGCGATTGAGCAGGGGATTGAATTGGCGACTCGGTAACAGAAacccccccggccgtcaGTCCTCGCTTCTTTGTGCGCCACGCTGTGAACTTGTTTCTTGAGGTCTTCAGCCGCTTATTGGCAGGCAACTCAATCTCTGGGTCATCGACCTCCAGGTCCCtatactctctctcccagagatcctggaccatctccttcgccttggtAATCCATAACtgtctttcgtcgtcgtctccccaCAAATCGTCAAACAGTGCCCACCGGTAGGCAGGATGAAGAACTGCGGCGCCATAGATCAAGGGGCTATCGTTCAGATGCTCGTAGTATTCGTTCAATTTGAGCCAGCCCAGATTGATGTTGACAGCGAGGTGATGGCCGTCCGGAAAATTGGCGACTGCTCTTTTCGCGGATTCGAGGGTTTCGAGAAGAAATTCATACGCGTGAATAAGATCCCAGCTTGTTCCTGTACAAATCAGCTGTTAGAATAAGAATCGGGCCGCTTTTGAGAAGTATAATTAAGGCTTACCAGACAGTGGAGGGTCGATCTCGTTTTCCTCGACCTTTCTCCGGTGTTTTCCCTGCCCATCACCCTCAAGGCCTCTCACAACCAGCTGGAAGTCAAGCAAAATGTCGTAAAGAGTCCCGAGCACATGCCAATCATCAGGTGTCATGTGATTCTCTTCCTtcaggaagaagggcagcttGGAGCCCTTTTTGATGTGGCCAGCTCTCGTCAAGTTgaccttctcccactcgttTGACGCTCTCTGGACAAAAGAATTATAAAATGGCCTTAAGACGAGAGCGCGCTCAATCATCGAGAATTGAGAAAGCCACCGGGTAGCATTGTCGACCACAACTCCAACTGGACGGTGTTTCTTGAGCTGAGCGTCATCAGAGAGTTGGCTCTCGATAGCCTGTACCTTCTTGAGCATATCGGTCCACGTGTCCGATCTGCTCACCTCCTAGGTATTCGTGAGTATAACAAATAAAGCCGGGGATTCAGCCACCTACAACAGCAAAGTTATGCCATTTTCCAACAGagcctcgcctcctccagaCTTCATGCTCCTTCGCTGCCGTATGAAGTCCTTCGAAGACCTCTTTCTCGAAAGCATCCGGGTTCTTGCCATACAGCATCTGTTTCACTACTATGTTGACAACGTGACCAACGCAGCGAACCCATcgcttctcccactcgaAGCCGAATTCTAATCCAAGCTCCCCCATCGAAGTTTTATTGTTACCGGCATTATCCAGTGTGAAATATCCGACTTTATCGCTGATCTCGTACTCTCGAATGATCTCGATGATCTGCCCGGCGATATTCTCGCCTGTGTGCCTCTCTGTAAGCTCAGGCAGTCCGAGGACACACTTCTGTGGCCGATTGTTTGAATCCCGAAAAACACATGTGATGCCGTATAAGGCGTGTCGGTTACCAGACTTCCAGCCATCGTACTGGATATGGATCTGTCCCGGACTCTTTCGCAAAGCGTCCTTCACTCTTTC containing:
- a CDS encoding Putative short-chain dehydrogenase/reductase SDR, NAD(P)-binding domain superfamily, whose amino-acid sequence is MASTIESLSTGFTFTKTIHTDPYPEISPSRAELSQVGKSVLITGGHSGIGFAIARAFAQANAKRIILVARRSSVVAAAASRLGTEFPKTEVLGRECDVSDLASVEVLWQGLAKEDIFVDVVVLNAATSSVRPILEAGRDTVWGEYLLNARANLDFAERLYKQPNSDGRQRALVQLSTMAIHDTRLTGNQPSYGSSKSAGTMLLQRIAKDISADDLQIVSYHPGGVYTDLAASLGIPKDAYPWDDENLPGQFAVWAASNEAKFLHGRFVWAKWDVTELREGPIRERLDNDEQFLRVGVVGIENFKN